From the genome of Kaistella daneshvariae, one region includes:
- the xerD gene encoding site-specific tyrosine recombinase XerD has protein sequence MTWDDKIKDFETFLKFERNFSDNTVDAYLRDLRKLQNYAEFDLEGVGPLQITYENIQEYLYQFSKKKFSERTQARWVSSIKAFFKYLVDDEVRADNPATLVEGPKLGLYLPDTLSFVDVERIIKAIDVTTELGRRNQCMIEVLYGCGLRVSELIDLKISNINFKELYLKVEGKGNKTRFVPLARYTADLIKDYIENVRSKYKVNKKCEDILFLNSRGSSMSRVIVFIIIKELTEKAGISKKISPHTFRHSFATHLLQNGADLRYIQEMLGHSSITTTEIYTHLKNEELREVILNYHPRNIS, from the coding sequence ATAACTTGGGATGACAAAATCAAAGATTTCGAAACATTTTTAAAATTTGAACGAAATTTTTCCGACAACACCGTAGATGCATATTTGCGCGACCTGCGCAAGCTTCAAAATTATGCGGAATTTGACCTTGAAGGTGTCGGACCACTACAAATTACCTACGAAAACATTCAGGAATATCTTTACCAGTTTTCGAAAAAAAAATTCAGCGAGAGAACGCAGGCGCGTTGGGTCTCTTCTATAAAAGCTTTTTTTAAATATCTTGTTGATGACGAAGTGCGCGCGGACAATCCCGCGACTTTGGTTGAAGGACCGAAACTGGGACTTTATTTACCGGACACCTTAAGTTTTGTTGATGTTGAACGCATTATAAAAGCCATCGACGTTACTACAGAACTTGGCAGACGAAACCAGTGTATGATTGAAGTCTTATACGGTTGCGGCTTGCGTGTTTCTGAACTTATCGATTTAAAAATTTCAAATATCAACTTTAAAGAATTATATCTGAAAGTTGAAGGCAAAGGAAACAAAACGCGTTTTGTACCGCTGGCGCGCTACACCGCCGACCTCATCAAAGACTATATCGAAAATGTGCGGTCTAAATATAAAGTCAATAAAAAATGCGAGGACATATTGTTCCTGAACAGCCGTGGTTCCTCCATGTCGCGCGTTATTGTCTTTATCATTATTAAAGAATTAACCGAAAAAGCCGGCATCAGCAAGAAAATTTCGCCACACACTTTCCGCCACTCGTTCGCGACGCATTTGTTGCAGAACGGCGCTGATTTGCGATACATTCAGGAAATGCTCGGCCATTCCAGCATTACAACTACCGAAATTTACACGCACCTGAAAAACGAAGAACTGCGTGAAGTTATCCTAAATTACCACCCGCGAAATATTTCCTGA
- a CDS encoding enoyl-CoA hydratase-related protein, with amino-acid sequence MSYQNINVETDQKIAVITINRPQSLNALNAQTISELSNALNEIEQDPQYRVVIITGSGEKSFVAGADIKEFSDFGASAAEDLARNGQNILFNRIENLSKPVIAAVNGFALGGGLELAMACHIRYASENAKLGLPEVTLGLIPGYGGTQRLPKLVGKGLANEMIFSAKMIPAQRAKEIGLVNDVFSLEELLPKAKELANQIAQNSPMGIAKAIKAVNKSDGSNGFETEIKSFGELFEMADKKEGVAAFLEKRKPSF; translated from the coding sequence ATGTCCTACCAAAATATTAATGTAGAAACGGACCAAAAAATTGCCGTAATTACTATTAACAGACCACAAAGTTTAAATGCGCTAAATGCTCAAACCATTTCAGAACTAAGTAATGCTTTAAATGAAATTGAACAGGACCCGCAGTACCGCGTGGTAATTATTACAGGAAGCGGTGAAAAATCGTTTGTTGCAGGCGCCGATATTAAAGAATTTTCGGATTTCGGAGCCAGCGCCGCCGAAGACTTGGCAAGAAACGGGCAAAATATTTTATTTAACAGAATTGAAAATCTCAGCAAACCGGTAATCGCTGCTGTAAACGGCTTTGCACTTGGCGGAGGCTTGGAACTCGCCATGGCGTGCCACATCCGCTATGCTTCGGAAAACGCAAAATTGGGGCTTCCGGAAGTTACTCTGGGTTTAATACCAGGTTACGGTGGAACGCAGCGTTTACCAAAACTGGTCGGAAAAGGTTTGGCAAACGAAATGATATTTTCAGCGAAAATGATTCCGGCGCAGCGCGCAAAAGAAATTGGGCTTGTAAACGATGTTTTTTCTCTAGAAGAGCTTTTGCCTAAAGCTAAAGAACTCGCCAACCAAATAGCACAAAATTCACCGATGGGAATTGCAAAAGCAATTAAAGCAGTGAATAAATCTGACGGTTCAAATGGTTTTGAAACCGAAATTAAATCTTTCGGTGAACTATTTGAAATGGCGGATAAAAAAGAAGGGGTTGCTGCCTTTTTAGAGAAGAGAAAACCTTCATTTTAA
- a CDS encoding NUDIX domain-containing protein, translated as MQMLKFCPKCGEKTLHWDGEKKWSCTNCDYVLYHNVAGAVAVIISHRDEILLTKRNQEPGKGKLDLAGGFVDPKESAEETCVRELFEEMKIKVNISELKYLGSLPNVYLYKNIDYNTLDLFFEYEVAEKFQVQLEEKEISEAIWLKKSDLNLDEIAFDSQKAFLKNYIFSA; from the coding sequence ATGCAAATGCTGAAATTTTGCCCAAAATGCGGCGAAAAAACCTTGCATTGGGACGGTGAAAAAAAATGGAGCTGCACCAACTGTGATTATGTTTTGTATCACAATGTTGCCGGCGCCGTTGCCGTAATCATCAGTCATCGTGACGAAATTCTTCTCACCAAACGAAATCAGGAACCCGGAAAAGGCAAACTCGATTTGGCTGGGGGTTTTGTAGACCCGAAGGAAAGTGCTGAAGAAACCTGCGTGCGCGAACTTTTCGAGGAAATGAAAATTAAGGTTAATATTTCTGAGTTGAAATATCTCGGAAGTTTGCCGAATGTTTACCTCTACAAAAACATCGATTACAATACTTTAGACCTCTTTTTCGAATATGAGGTTGCGGAAAAATTTCAGGTTCAGCTGGAAGAAAAAGAAATTTCGGAGGCAATTTGGCTGAAGAAATCCGATTTGAATTTGGATGAAATCGCATTTGATTCTCAAAAAGCCTTTCTGAAAAACTATATTTTTTCCGCCTAA
- a CDS encoding deoxycytidylate deaminase: MDVTKFDLAYLEMAAVWSKLSYCKRKQVGALIVKDRMIISDGYNGTPSGFENCCEDENGKTQWFVLHAEANAILKLAASTQSAKDATLYLTLSPCKECSKLILQAGIRKVVYIDEYSDEDGIEFLKNHGIELLRVPQDFLRQKTQKDDNLG; encoded by the coding sequence TTGGACGTAACAAAATTTGATTTAGCGTATCTGGAAATGGCCGCAGTTTGGTCAAAACTCTCCTACTGCAAAAGAAAACAGGTAGGCGCGCTGATTGTGAAAGACCGAATGATCATTTCTGATGGTTATAACGGCACTCCTTCGGGATTTGAAAACTGTTGCGAAGACGAAAACGGGAAAACCCAATGGTTTGTACTTCATGCCGAAGCCAATGCCATACTAAAACTTGCCGCCTCTACGCAGTCGGCTAAAGATGCCACTTTATATCTTACCCTCTCGCCCTGCAAGGAATGCAGCAAACTCATTTTACAGGCGGGAATACGAAAAGTGGTGTATATTGACGAATATTCCGATGAAGACGGAATAGAATTTTTAAAAAATCATGGCATTGAACTTTTAAGAGTTCCGCAAGATTTTTTAAGGCAAAAAACACAAAAAGATGATAACTTGGGATGA
- a CDS encoding RluA family pseudouridine synthase has translation MQDQIVFEDNHLLIINKKTGQLVQGDKTGDLSLLDLLKNFLKKRDQKPGNVFLGLVHRIDRPTSGLVIYAKTSKALSRLTQMVKNREIKKTYWAVVPKVEIPKAQRLVHYLLKNEKNNKATVFPKVTQGAKEAILNYEIIKALDNFQLLEIDLETGRHHQIRAQLAKIGAPIKGDLKYGSARSNPDGGIHLHARKLEFQHPVTKENVTITAPVPEKDAIWKACEN, from the coding sequence ATGCAGGACCAAATCGTGTTTGAAGACAACCATCTTTTAATCATCAATAAAAAAACCGGGCAACTCGTTCAGGGCGACAAAACCGGTGATTTGTCTTTGCTGGATCTTCTTAAAAATTTCCTGAAAAAAAGAGACCAAAAACCCGGAAATGTTTTCCTGGGCTTAGTCCACCGTATTGACCGACCTACTTCAGGTCTCGTGATTTACGCAAAAACTTCAAAAGCGCTATCGCGTTTAACCCAAATGGTGAAAAACCGCGAAATCAAAAAAACGTATTGGGCAGTTGTTCCGAAAGTGGAAATTCCGAAGGCGCAAAGACTGGTGCATTACCTGCTGAAAAATGAGAAAAACAATAAAGCAACGGTCTTCCCGAAAGTTACGCAAGGCGCGAAAGAAGCGATTTTAAACTACGAAATCATCAAGGCTTTAGATAATTTTCAGCTTCTGGAAATCGATTTGGAAACCGGGCGGCACCATCAGATCCGTGCACAATTGGCCAAAATTGGCGCGCCGATAAAAGGTGATCTAAAATATGGCTCCGCACGCTCTAACCCCGATGGCGGAATTCATCTGCACGCCAGAAAACTGGAATTTCAGCATCCGGTAACCAAAGAAAATGTCACCATTACCGCGCCTGTTCCGGAAAAAGACGCCATCTGGAAAGCTTGCGAAAACTAA
- a CDS encoding aconitate hydratase: protein MTFDIDMIKKVYERYPSRVEAARKAVGKPLTLAEKILYTHLWDGDATQSFERGNSYVDFAPDRVAMQDATAQMALLQFMQAGKPKVAVPSTVHADHLIQARVGAEADLQEGINKNSEVFNFLSSVCDKYGIGFWKPGAGIIHQVVLENYAFPGGMMIGTDSHTVNAGGLGMVAIGVGGADAVDVMAGMPWELKMPKLIGIKLTGKLSGWTSAKDIILKVAGILTVKGGTGCIVEYFGEGAQSLSATGKGTICNMGAEIGATTSTFGYDDSMRRYLSATGRQDIVDAADQIADHLTGDAEVYANPEQYFDQVIEINLDVLSPHLNGPFTPDLATPVADFHEKAVANGWPIEVEWALIGSCTNSSYEDLSRAASIVEDAFAKGVKPRAILGINPGSEQVKFTAERDGFLDSFRKFESARIFTNACGPCIGQWDREGSEKGEKNSIIHSFNRNFAKRADGNPNTHAFVASPEMVAAVAIAGRLDFNPITDTLTNGAGEEVKLDEPKGFELPSKGFDVGDNGYQAPSEDGSSVQVNVSPTSDRLQLLDPFQPWDGQNITGAKVLIKAFGKCTTDHISMAGPWLKYRGHLDNISNNMLIGAINAYNMETNTVKNALTGEYGEVPAVARAYKAAGIPTIVVGDQNYGEGSSREHAAMEPRHLGVKAVLVKSFARIHETNLKKQGMLGLTFANEADYDKIQEDDTVNFLDLDQFAPGKPLTLEFLHADGSKDLIVTNHTYNDQQIDWFRAGSALNLIAAEAARQG from the coding sequence ATGACTTTCGACATTGATATGATCAAGAAAGTGTACGAGCGGTATCCGTCAAGGGTCGAAGCTGCGAGAAAAGCGGTGGGAAAACCCCTTACACTTGCTGAAAAAATTCTTTATACACACCTTTGGGACGGCGACGCTACACAAAGCTTTGAAAGAGGAAACTCTTACGTGGATTTCGCTCCCGATCGTGTAGCAATGCAGGATGCAACAGCGCAAATGGCGCTTTTGCAGTTTATGCAGGCAGGAAAACCGAAAGTTGCCGTGCCTTCTACCGTGCATGCCGATCACCTGATCCAGGCAAGAGTAGGCGCAGAAGCCGATTTGCAGGAAGGTATCAATAAAAACTCGGAAGTTTTTAATTTCTTAAGTTCCGTTTGCGACAAATACGGAATCGGTTTCTGGAAACCTGGCGCCGGGATTATTCACCAGGTAGTTCTCGAAAATTATGCTTTCCCTGGCGGAATGATGATCGGAACAGATTCTCACACCGTTAACGCTGGTGGACTCGGTATGGTTGCAATTGGAGTTGGTGGTGCTGATGCTGTTGACGTAATGGCCGGAATGCCGTGGGAACTGAAAATGCCGAAATTAATCGGTATTAAATTAACCGGAAAATTAAGCGGCTGGACGTCTGCAAAAGATATTATCTTGAAAGTTGCCGGAATTCTTACCGTAAAAGGTGGAACCGGATGTATCGTTGAATATTTCGGTGAAGGCGCGCAATCGCTTTCCGCAACAGGTAAAGGCACTATCTGTAATATGGGTGCTGAAATTGGTGCTACCACTTCAACTTTCGGTTATGATGATTCCATGCGCAGATATTTATCCGCGACAGGAAGACAGGATATCGTGGACGCTGCTGACCAAATCGCTGATCATTTAACTGGTGATGCGGAAGTTTATGCAAATCCTGAACAGTATTTCGATCAGGTTATTGAAATTAACCTTGATGTACTTTCTCCACATTTAAACGGTCCTTTCACACCGGATTTAGCAACTCCGGTTGCTGATTTCCACGAAAAAGCTGTGGCTAACGGCTGGCCAATCGAAGTAGAGTGGGCACTAATTGGTTCTTGTACCAACTCATCCTATGAAGATTTATCGCGTGCGGCCTCAATCGTTGAAGATGCTTTTGCGAAAGGGGTAAAACCACGAGCAATTTTAGGTATTAATCCGGGTTCCGAGCAGGTAAAATTTACCGCTGAAAGAGACGGATTTTTAGATTCTTTCCGAAAATTTGAATCTGCCAGAATTTTCACCAATGCCTGCGGACCATGTATCGGTCAGTGGGACAGAGAAGGTTCTGAAAAAGGCGAGAAAAACTCCATCATCCACTCATTCAACCGAAACTTTGCGAAAAGAGCGGATGGAAATCCAAATACCCACGCGTTTGTTGCATCTCCGGAAATGGTGGCAGCGGTTGCGATTGCCGGAAGACTGGATTTCAACCCGATTACCGATACATTAACCAACGGTGCCGGTGAAGAAGTGAAACTAGACGAACCGAAAGGTTTTGAATTGCCTTCAAAAGGTTTTGATGTTGGTGATAATGGTTATCAGGCGCCTTCGGAAGATGGTTCTTCTGTACAGGTAAATGTTAGCCCTACTTCAGACCGACTTCAGCTTTTGGATCCTTTCCAACCTTGGGACGGACAAAACATTACCGGTGCTAAAGTTTTAATTAAAGCTTTCGGAAAATGTACCACCGACCATATTTCTATGGCAGGACCTTGGTTGAAATACCGTGGCCACTTGGATAATATTTCCAACAACATGCTGATTGGTGCCATCAACGCCTACAATATGGAAACCAATACCGTGAAAAATGCCCTTACCGGCGAATATGGTGAAGTTCCTGCGGTAGCGCGCGCGTACAAAGCTGCCGGAATTCCTACCATTGTTGTAGGAGACCAAAACTACGGTGAAGGTTCTTCCAGAGAGCACGCAGCGATGGAGCCGAGACATTTGGGTGTAAAAGCTGTTTTGGTGAAATCTTTCGCCAGAATTCATGAAACCAACCTGAAAAAGCAGGGAATGCTTGGTCTTACTTTCGCTAATGAAGCTGATTACGACAAAATTCAGGAAGACGACACCGTTAATTTCCTCGACTTGGATCAGTTTGCGCCGGGCAAGCCGTTAACGCTGGAATTCCTACACGCAGACGGTTCAAAAGACCTCATCGTGACGAACCACACCTACAACGACCAACAGATAGATTGGTTCCGCGCAGGTTCCGCTTTAAATCTGATTGCTGCAGAAGCTGCAAGACAAGGTTAA